The Snodgrassella alvi wkB2 genome window below encodes:
- the narJ gene encoding nitrate reductase molybdenum cofactor assembly chaperone: MYKILSILLSYPRQEWLDHTDELHSILADQLSANQISVLQPFFEHLRTHDEIDLQEVYVATFDRSRKHALHMFEHLHGEDRIRGQAMVDLLAEYQKHGFEPADNELPDYLPLFLEFLSHVVEDEAKNLLADAVHVIGYIADNLHQSKSVYAPVMDAVVALSPVKPQPLQAAPVRNMDEALEKFGPTAEGLEPLLNQPSVQEVQFFRNKKFS; encoded by the coding sequence ATGTATAAAATTTTATCCATTTTACTAAGCTATCCAAGGCAGGAATGGTTAGACCATACGGATGAATTGCATTCAATTCTGGCTGATCAGTTATCTGCTAATCAGATTTCAGTATTACAGCCATTTTTTGAACATTTACGCACGCATGATGAAATCGATCTTCAAGAAGTATATGTAGCTACTTTTGATCGCAGTCGCAAACATGCTTTACACATGTTTGAACATCTGCATGGAGAAGATCGCATCCGTGGTCAGGCGATGGTCGATTTACTGGCAGAATATCAGAAACACGGCTTTGAACCGGCTGATAATGAATTGCCGGATTATCTGCCTTTATTTTTAGAATTTTTGTCTCATGTTGTCGAAGATGAAGCCAAAAATTTACTTGCTGATGCAGTACATGTGATTGGCTATATAGCTGACAACCTGCATCAGAGTAAATCAGTGTATGCACCGGTTATGGATGCAGTTGTCGCTTTATCTCCAGTTAAACCACAGCCATTACAGGCTGCACCAGTACGCAATATGGACGAAGCTCTGGAAAAATTCGGACCAACAGCAGAAGGGCTCGAACCATTATTAAATCAGCCGTCTGTGCAGGAAGTGCAATTTTTCCGCAATAAAAAATTCAGTTAG
- a CDS encoding DUF3304 domain-containing protein, whose protein sequence is MKKTWMWLAMLAVIELTGCTSHFEPFVGITSGKNRMYAAPVEAYEYNYENMSGGSIGGGCIPGTPGVDDYEVGKRRYGGGATCGAAALRAKWTPGMTMKINWKILPYPGWQAKGLKLPGVNVDKSEERIIDQYDEYYSAEIPLPPPPPSAGDDFGKVANITVHFLACNQLFITYGTIEEGRNTPMHYKLFAESQKLCTPRPSVKSMADYRRNKARMDAVKAERENIPQVILPRYIKQLEAEGKLPVTTSK, encoded by the coding sequence ATGAAAAAAACATGGATGTGGCTGGCGATGCTGGCAGTAATCGAATTAACTGGTTGTACCAGTCATTTCGAACCCTTTGTCGGCATAACTTCAGGTAAAAATCGCATGTATGCCGCACCGGTAGAAGCCTATGAATACAATTATGAAAATATGAGCGGGGGTAGTATTGGAGGAGGATGTATTCCGGGTACACCAGGTGTTGATGATTATGAAGTTGGTAAAAGACGCTATGGAGGAGGAGCTACCTGTGGTGCAGCAGCATTAAGAGCAAAATGGACACCGGGTATGACTATGAAAATTAATTGGAAAATATTACCTTATCCGGGATGGCAAGCTAAAGGCTTAAAATTACCAGGTGTCAATGTAGATAAAAGTGAAGAGCGAATAATTGATCAGTATGATGAATATTATTCAGCAGAAATACCCTTACCACCACCGCCGCCATCAGCCGGTGATGATTTTGGTAAAGTAGCAAATATCACGGTACATTTTCTTGCTTGTAATCAGTTATTTATTACTTATGGGACGATAGAAGAAGGTCGTAATACACCAATGCACTACAAATTGTTTGCCGAAAGCCAGAAATTGTGTACGCCACGCCCGAGCGTTAAATCGATGGCAGATTATCGCCGTAATAAAGCCAGAATGGATGCAGTGAAAGCCGAACGTGAAAATATTCCGCAGGTAATTTTACCGCGTTATATCAAACAGCTCGAAGCAGAAGGAAAATTACCGGTAACTACTTCTAAATAA
- the narH gene encoding nitrate reductase subunit beta has translation MKIRAQIGMVLNLDKCIGCHTCSVTCKNVWTSRDGVEYAWFNNVETKPGIGYPKNWEDQEQYKGGWIRENSGKLKLKQGNRLKVLANIFANPNMPAIDQYYEPFTYDYEHLQNAPLMQTPPTARPVSVLTGQKMDKIHWGPNWEDDLGGEFAKRSKDKLFDGIQKDIYAAFENTFMMYLPRLCEHCLNPACVASCPSGSIYKREEDGIVLIDQDKCRGWRMCVSGCPYKKIYYNWVAGKAEKCIFCYPRIEGGQPTICSETCVGRIRYLGVLLYDADRISESAAIENPQDLYEQQLDIFLDPNDPEIAKEALAQGIPADWIQAAQNSPVYKMAVEWKVAFPLHPEYRTLPMVWYIPPLSPIQSAVESGVIGQNGLIPEIKDMRIPIEYLANLLTAGKTEPIINALQTMIDMRKYMRSKNIYSEEQALQELSGHRLSAAQIEEMYQIMAIANYEDRFVIPSAHKELVSNTFEEKASCGFSFGDGCHNGHSKESLFGTRKASPIIFHGLRKKNNRQSAS, from the coding sequence ATGAAAATTCGTGCACAAATCGGAATGGTGTTAAATCTGGACAAGTGTATTGGCTGTCATACCTGTTCTGTTACCTGTAAAAATGTATGGACCAGTCGTGACGGGGTTGAATATGCCTGGTTTAATAATGTAGAAACAAAACCCGGTATCGGCTATCCGAAAAACTGGGAGGATCAGGAACAGTATAAAGGTGGCTGGATACGTGAAAATTCAGGCAAACTGAAACTGAAGCAGGGTAATCGTCTCAAAGTACTGGCCAATATCTTTGCCAACCCTAACATGCCGGCTATTGACCAGTATTATGAACCGTTTACCTATGATTATGAGCATCTGCAAAATGCCCCGCTGATGCAAACACCGCCTACAGCACGGCCTGTTTCGGTATTAACCGGGCAGAAAATGGATAAAATTCACTGGGGACCGAACTGGGAAGATGATTTAGGCGGTGAATTTGCCAAGCGTTCAAAAGATAAACTTTTTGATGGCATTCAGAAAGATATCTACGCTGCTTTTGAAAATACATTTATGATGTATTTGCCGCGTCTGTGTGAGCATTGCCTGAATCCAGCCTGTGTGGCCAGTTGTCCGTCCGGCTCTATATACAAGCGTGAAGAAGATGGGATTGTCCTGATTGATCAGGATAAATGCCGTGGCTGGCGTATGTGTGTTTCTGGTTGTCCTTATAAAAAGATTTACTACAACTGGGTGGCAGGCAAAGCGGAAAAATGTATTTTCTGTTATCCGCGCATTGAAGGCGGTCAACCGACAATTTGTTCAGAAACCTGTGTTGGCAGAATACGTTATCTCGGTGTACTCCTCTATGATGCAGACCGGATCAGTGAGAGTGCTGCGATAGAAAATCCTCAGGATTTATACGAACAGCAACTGGATATTTTTCTTGACCCGAATGATCCTGAAATTGCCAAAGAAGCACTGGCTCAGGGAATTCCGGCAGACTGGATACAGGCGGCTCAGAATTCACCAGTTTATAAAATGGCGGTTGAATGGAAAGTGGCATTTCCGTTGCATCCAGAATATCGTACTTTACCGATGGTTTGGTATATTCCACCGTTATCACCAATTCAGTCTGCGGTTGAATCCGGTGTTATTGGTCAGAATGGTCTGATTCCGGAAATAAAAGATATGCGAATTCCGATTGAATATCTGGCCAATCTGCTGACTGCCGGTAAAACCGAACCCATTATTAATGCGCTGCAAACCATGATTGATATGCGTAAATACATGCGCAGCAAAAATATTTATTCTGAAGAGCAGGCATTACAGGAATTGTCCGGTCATCGTTTGAGTGCTGCGCAAATTGAAGAAATGTATCAGATAATGGCAATTGCCAATTATGAAGACAGATTCGTTATTCCAAGTGCACATAAAGAACTGGTCAGCAATACTTTTGAGGAAAAAGCCAGTTGCGGATTTTCTTTTGGAGATGGCTGCCATAACGGCCACAGCAAAGAAAGCCTGTTTGGTACACGCAAAGCTTCACCGATTATTTTTCATGGACTGCGTAAGAAAAATAATCGTCAGTCGGCCTCATAG
- the narI gene encoding respiratory nitrate reductase subunit gamma — MYYLNQFIFGIFPYIAASIFFLGSLIRFDTNQYSWKSESSQLLYPRLLRVGNILFHIGVLGLFFGHLVGLLTPVVVWDTLGVTHEAKQLTAMIAGGIMGTLALIGLLMLIYRRFSCARLLANSSWRDKLVLIWLLITLCLGLGTIHVSAHHLDGAEMISLMQWAQHIVTFRGGAADIIAHVSPIFKLHLFMGMSVFVIFPFTRLVHIWSGFGTLVYLKRKTQLVRSRRY, encoded by the coding sequence ATGTATTACCTTAATCAATTTATTTTCGGCATTTTTCCTTATATTGCCGCCAGTATTTTTTTTCTGGGCAGTTTGATTCGTTTTGATACAAATCAGTATTCATGGAAATCTGAATCAAGCCAGTTGCTTTATCCGCGTCTGCTGCGAGTTGGCAATATCCTGTTCCATATTGGTGTACTCGGACTGTTTTTCGGACATCTGGTCGGTTTGCTTACGCCTGTAGTAGTTTGGGATACACTTGGTGTCACTCATGAAGCCAAGCAGCTGACAGCAATGATTGCCGGCGGAATAATGGGTACCCTTGCTTTAATCGGATTACTGATGCTTATTTACCGGCGTTTCAGCTGTGCACGTTTACTGGCCAACAGTAGCTGGCGCGACAAACTGGTATTAATCTGGTTGCTGATTACGCTTTGTCTTGGGCTGGGTACTATCCATGTTTCCGCTCATCATCTGGACGGAGCAGAAATGATTAGTCTTATGCAGTGGGCTCAGCATATTGTGACATTCAGAGGCGGTGCAGCGGATATTATTGCGCATGTCAGCCCGATTTTTAAATTACACCTCTTTATGGGTATGAGTGTATTTGTAATCTTTCCATTTACCCGTCTGGTGCATATCTGGAGCGGATTTGGTACTTTAGTCTATCTGAAGCGTAAAACACAGCTGGTCAGAAGCAGACGTTATTAA
- a CDS encoding DUF3304 domain-containing protein, with amino-acid sequence MKKTWIWLAMLAAIELMGCTNHFEPFVGITSGKNRMYAAPVEAIEYNYENMSGGSIGGGCIPDTPGIDDYLVGKKRYGGGSTCGAAALRAKWIPGMTMKITWEILPYPGWKPRMLNKAGVNVDKEEKRIIDQYDEYYSAEIPLPPPPPSAGDDFGKVANITVHFLPCNQLFITYGTIEEGRNPVHWKLFAESQKLCTPRPSVKSMADYRRNKARMDAVKAERKNIPQVILPRYIKQLEAEGKLPVSGSKAQ; translated from the coding sequence ATGAAAAAAACATGGATATGGCTGGCGATGCTGGCAGCAATCGAATTAATGGGTTGTACCAATCATTTTGAACCTTTTGTCGGCATAACCTCAGGTAAAAACCGCATGTATGCCGCACCGGTAGAAGCAATTGAATACAATTATGAAAATATGAGTGGGGGTAGTATTGGCGGAGGTTGTATCCCTGACACACCGGGAATAGATGATTATTTGGTTGGTAAAAAACGTTATGGAGGTGGTTCGACCTGTGGTGCAGCGGCGCTAAGGGCAAAATGGATACCGGGTATGACTATGAAAATTACATGGGAAATATTGCCATATCCTGGATGGAAACCTCGTATGTTAAACAAGGCGGGTGTAAATGTTGATAAGGAAGAAAAACGAATAATTGATCAATATGATGAATATTATTCAGCAGAAATACCCTTACCGCCACCACCACCATCAGCCGGTGATGATTTTGGAAAAGTAGCTAATATCACAGTACATTTCCTGCCATGTAATCAGTTATTTATCACATATGGAACAATAGAAGAAGGGCGTAATCCGGTACACTGGAAATTGTTTGCCGAAAGCCAGAAATTGTGTACGCCACGCCCAAGTGTTAAATCGATGGCAGATTATCGCCGCAACAAAGCCAGAATGGATGCAGTGAAAGCGGAACGTAAAAATATTCCGCAGGTAATCTTACCGCGTTATATCAAGCAACTGGAAGCAGAAGGTAAATTACCGGTAAGTGGCAGTAAAGCACAATAA
- a CDS encoding DUF3304 domain-containing protein, producing the protein MKKTWAWLAMLAAIELMGCTSHFEPFVGITSGKNRMYAAPVEAYEYNYENMSGGSIGGGCIPGTPGVDDYEVGKRRYGGGATCGAAALRAKWTPGMTMKIHWKILPYPGWQARILNTAGVNVDRAEANIIHQYDEYYSAEIPLPPPPPSAGDDFGKVANITVHFLACNQIFITYGTIEEGRNTPMHYKLFAESQKLCTPRPVVKSMADYRRNKARMDAVKAERENIPQVILPRYIKQLEAEGKLPVTTHK; encoded by the coding sequence ATGAAAAAAACATGGGCATGGCTGGCAATGCTGGCAGCAATCGAATTAATGGGTTGTACCAGCCATTTCGAACCTTTTGTCGGCATAACCTCAGGTAAAAACCGCATGTATGCAGCACCTGTTGAAGCCTATGAATACAATTATGAAAATATGAGCGGGGGTAGTATCGGAGGAGGATGTATTCCGGGTACACCAGGTGTTGATGATTATGAAGTTGGTAAAAGACGCTATGGAGGAGGAGCTACCTGTGGTGCAGCAGCATTAAGAGCAAAATGGACACCGGGTATGACTATGAAGATTCATTGGAAAATATTACCTTATCCGGGCTGGCAAGCGAGAATTTTAAATACAGCCGGAGTAAATGTTGATCGTGCAGAAGCTAATATTATTCATCAATATGATGAATATTATTCAGCAGAAATACCCTTACCGCCACCACCGCCATCAGCCGGTGATGATTTTGGTAAAGTAGCAAATATTACGGTACATTTTCTAGCTTGTAATCAGATATTTATTACATATGGCACGATAGAAGAAGGTCGTAATACACCAATGCATTACAAACTGTTTGCCGAAAGCCAGAAATTGTGTACGCCACGCCCAGTAGTTAAATCGATGGCAGATTATCGCCGTAACAAAGCCAGAATGGATGCAGTGAAAGCGGAACGTGAAAATATTCCGCAGGTAATCTTACCGCGTTATATCAAGCAACTGGAAGCAGAAGGTAAATTGCCGGTAACGACACATAAATAG
- a CDS encoding nitrate reductase subunit alpha produces the protein MSHFLDRLNFLRKTKETFSAGHGAVVAESREWEDAYRQRWQHDKIVRSTHGVNCTGSCSWRVFVKNGLITWEMQQTDYPRTRADLPNHEPRGCPRGASYSWYVYSAQRVKYPMIRASLLRMWREKRQTLNAIEAWQSITQNPELAKKYKSERGQGGFVRLDWQEAYEIIAAANAFTIKEFGPDRVIGFSPIPAMSMVSYAAGSRYLSLIGGVPLSFYDWYCDLPPSSPQTWGEQTDVAESADWYNANYLMVWGSNVPMTRTPDAHFYTEVRYKGTKTVAVSSDYGEMVKFSDIWMAPKQGTDAALAMAMGHVILKEFHLQNPSEYFIDYCRRLTDMPNLVVINQENGKLLPGYFLRASQIAGGLDESNHPEWKTLVIDENTGDIVAPKGSIGFRWGEQGKWNLLAQKSDSTEIKALISLKDNHDAIMGVSFDYFGGDDAAEVIVKNIPVKQIINADGEKILVTTVFDLMCANYGIDRGFGGDGVTDDYLADVPYTPLWQQKHTGVKPELVIQVAREFAQNAHETHGRSMVIVGAGLNHWYHMDMAYRGIINMLMMCGCIGQSGGGWCHYVGQEKLRPQTGWAPLAFAADWNRPSRQMNGTSFFYAHTSQWRHEKLKMSEVIAPTHAGQMADMSQLDFNVKAERMGWLPSAPQLGRNPLDVTRDAEAQGKDPIAFAVEQMKSGALDMACTDPDNPQNFPRNLFVWRSNILGSSGKGHEYFLKYLLGTQNALMSDETDAIKPIDVQVRPAAEGKLDLLTVLDFRMSTTCLYADIVLPTATWYEKDDLNTSDMHPFIHPLSEAVKPLWESKTDWDIYRGLAKAFSETAKDYLGVRKDLVLTPLMHDSPEELAQPFDPKDWKLGECEPVPGKTMPKMTVVERDYGAIYDKFTSVGPLLEKIGNGGKGISWQTGAEVDLLRKLNNTQSEGVATGQPKLHTAIDAAEMILTLAPETNGHVAVKAWEALSKNTGIDHTHLAIAREDDAIRFRDVQAQPRKIISSPTWSGLESEKVSYNAGYTNVHELIPWRTLTGRQQFYQDHQWMRLFGEGLVSYRPAVDLKTTLNVKGHQSNGNPEIVLNFITPHQKWGIHSTYSDNLRMLTLSRGGPHVWVSEIDAKRAGLEDNDWVEVFNVNGTLTARVVVSQRVPETMILMYHAQEKIVNVPGSELSGKRGGIHNSVTKVVMKPTHMIGGYAQLSWGFNYYGTVGTNRDELVVVRKMNRVEWLDQPAKTPVTE, from the coding sequence ATGAGCCATTTTTTAGACAGACTGAATTTTTTACGTAAAACCAAAGAAACATTTTCTGCCGGACATGGGGCAGTGGTGGCTGAGAGCAGAGAATGGGAAGATGCTTACCGCCAGCGCTGGCAGCATGACAAAATTGTACGTTCAACTCACGGGGTAAATTGTACCGGTTCTTGTAGTTGGCGCGTTTTTGTTAAAAACGGTTTGATTACATGGGAAATGCAACAGACAGATTACCCGCGTACTCGTGCCGATTTACCCAATCATGAACCGCGGGGCTGTCCGCGCGGTGCATCATATAGCTGGTATGTTTACTCTGCTCAGCGGGTGAAATACCCAATGATTCGCGCTTCTCTGCTGCGTATGTGGCGTGAAAAACGCCAGACTCTGAATGCAATTGAGGCTTGGCAGAGTATTACTCAGAATCCGGAATTGGCGAAAAAATATAAATCTGAGCGTGGTCAGGGCGGTTTTGTCCGTCTGGACTGGCAAGAAGCTTATGAAATTATTGCTGCTGCCAATGCATTCACAATTAAAGAATTTGGCCCGGATCGTGTAATTGGCTTTTCTCCGATTCCGGCAATGTCGATGGTGAGCTATGCTGCCGGTTCGCGTTATCTGAGTCTGATTGGCGGTGTACCGCTGTCATTTTACGACTGGTATTGTGATTTACCACCTTCCAGCCCGCAAACATGGGGTGAACAAACCGATGTTGCAGAATCTGCCGACTGGTATAACGCCAACTATCTGATGGTATGGGGCTCTAATGTACCCATGACACGTACTCCGGATGCGCATTTCTATACTGAAGTGCGTTATAAAGGTACAAAAACAGTAGCAGTTTCATCTGATTATGGTGAAATGGTGAAATTCAGTGATATCTGGATGGCACCAAAACAGGGGACAGATGCTGCACTGGCAATGGCAATGGGGCATGTGATTCTGAAAGAATTTCATCTGCAGAATCCGTCAGAATATTTTATTGATTATTGTCGTCGTCTGACAGATATGCCTAATCTGGTGGTGATTAATCAGGAAAACGGTAAACTGCTGCCGGGCTACTTCCTGCGTGCAAGCCAGATAGCAGGCGGACTGGATGAAAGCAATCATCCTGAGTGGAAAACACTGGTTATCGACGAAAATACCGGTGATATTGTTGCACCGAAAGGATCGATAGGCTTCCGCTGGGGTGAGCAGGGTAAATGGAATCTGCTGGCACAAAAATCCGACAGTACAGAAATCAAAGCGCTGATATCACTTAAAGATAATCATGATGCCATCATGGGTGTGTCTTTTGATTACTTCGGCGGGGATGATGCAGCAGAAGTCATTGTTAAAAATATTCCGGTTAAGCAGATAATTAATGCAGATGGCGAAAAAATACTGGTAACAACAGTATTTGATCTGATGTGTGCTAATTATGGTATTGACCGTGGTTTTGGTGGTGATGGCGTTACCGATGATTATCTGGCTGATGTGCCTTATACACCATTGTGGCAGCAGAAACATACTGGCGTGAAGCCGGAGCTGGTGATTCAGGTGGCACGCGAATTTGCCCAAAACGCACATGAAACACATGGTCGCAGTATGGTAATTGTGGGTGCCGGTCTGAATCACTGGTATCACATGGACATGGCGTATCGTGGCATTATCAATATGCTGATGATGTGTGGCTGTATCGGTCAGAGCGGCGGCGGCTGGTGTCATTATGTCGGTCAGGAAAAATTACGTCCGCAAACCGGCTGGGCGCCTCTGGCTTTTGCTGCCGACTGGAACCGGCCTTCACGCCAGATGAATGGTACTTCTTTCTTCTATGCACACACCAGCCAGTGGCGGCATGAAAAACTCAAGATGTCGGAAGTTATTGCGCCCACTCATGCCGGTCAGATGGCTGATATGAGTCAGCTGGATTTCAACGTTAAAGCTGAACGAATGGGCTGGCTGCCTTCTGCTCCGCAGCTGGGACGTAATCCGCTTGATGTGACCCGTGACGCAGAAGCACAAGGTAAAGATCCGATTGCATTTGCTGTTGAGCAGATGAAATCGGGCGCACTGGATATGGCTTGTACTGATCCGGATAATCCGCAGAATTTCCCGCGTAATCTGTTTGTCTGGCGTTCCAATATTCTTGGTTCATCCGGTAAAGGGCATGAGTATTTCCTCAAGTATCTGCTTGGCACACAAAATGCACTGATGAGTGATGAAACTGATGCTATTAAGCCGATTGATGTACAAGTGCGTCCGGCAGCAGAAGGTAAGCTCGATTTACTTACCGTACTGGATTTTCGTATGTCTACTACCTGTCTGTATGCAGATATTGTGCTGCCTACAGCCACCTGGTACGAAAAAGATGATCTGAATACTTCGGATATGCATCCGTTTATCCATCCGCTTAGTGAAGCAGTAAAACCGCTTTGGGAAAGTAAAACTGACTGGGATATTTATCGTGGTCTGGCTAAAGCGTTTTCCGAAACTGCCAAAGATTATCTGGGAGTACGTAAGGATCTGGTATTAACACCATTGATGCACGACAGTCCAGAAGAGCTGGCACAGCCGTTTGACCCGAAAGACTGGAAACTGGGTGAATGTGAACCGGTACCGGGCAAAACCATGCCGAAAATGACCGTGGTTGAACGTGATTATGGTGCTATTTATGACAAATTCACTTCAGTAGGACCGTTGCTGGAAAAAATCGGTAATGGTGGTAAAGGTATTAGCTGGCAGACTGGTGCAGAAGTAGATTTACTGCGCAAACTTAACAACACCCAGTCCGAAGGTGTGGCCACAGGCCAGCCGAAACTGCACACAGCTATTGATGCTGCGGAAATGATTCTGACACTGGCTCCGGAGACCAATGGCCATGTGGCAGTTAAGGCATGGGAAGCTTTATCAAAAAATACAGGTATCGACCATACTCATCTGGCCATTGCCCGTGAAGACGATGCTATCCGTTTCCGCGATGTGCAGGCACAGCCGCGCAAGATTATTTCATCACCCACATGGTCTGGTCTGGAAAGTGAAAAAGTCAGCTATAACGCTGGTTATACCAATGTGCACGAACTGATTCCATGGCGCACCTTAACCGGCCGGCAGCAGTTTTATCAGGATCATCAATGGATGCGGCTGTTTGGTGAGGGACTGGTTTCCTATCGTCCGGCTGTAGACCTGAAAACCACGCTGAACGTGAAAGGCCATCAAAGCAACGGCAACCCTGAAATCGTACTGAATTTCATCACACCACATCAGAAATGGGGTATTCACAGTACTTATTCAGATAATTTACGAATGCTGACCTTATCACGCGGTGGTCCGCATGTGTGGGTTTCTGAAATTGATGCTAAACGTGCCGGTCTCGAAGATAACGACTGGGTGGAAGTATTCAATGTGAATGGTACGCTGACTGCACGGGTAGTGGTAAGTCAGCGAGTACCTGAAACCATGATTCTGATGTATCACGCACAGGAAAAAATTGTCAATGTGCCCGGTTCAGAGCTGTCCGGTAAACGCGGAGGAATTCATAACTCAGTCACTAAAGTAGTTATGAAGCCAACGCATATGATTGGTGGTTATGCTCAATTATCATGGGGCTTTAATTATTACGGTACGGTAGGTACCAACCGTGATGAGCTTGTCGTAGTACGCAAAATGAACAGAGTGGAATGGCTGGATCAACCGGCCAAAACACCGGTGACAGAATAA
- a CDS encoding DUF3304 domain-containing protein — protein sequence MKKTWMWLVMLAAIELTGCTSHFEPFVGITSGKNRTYAAPVESYGYNYEDMDGGSIGGGCIPGTPGVEIYEVGKKRFGGGATCGAAALKAKWTPGMTMKINWKVIPYPDWRPKALNTSGMNFDHNQLNIIDKYDEYYSTEIPLPPPPPSAGDDFGKVANITVHFLACNQLFITYGTIEEGRNTPMHYKLFAESQKLCTPRPVVKSMADYRRNKARMDAVKAERKNIPQVILPRYIKQLEAEGKLPVTTSK from the coding sequence ATGAAAAAAACATGGATGTGGCTGGTGATGCTGGCAGCAATCGAATTAACTGGTTGTACCAGCCATTTCGAACCCTTTGTCGGCATAACTTCAGGTAAAAATCGTACTTATGCAGCACCTGTTGAGTCTTATGGATACAATTATGAAGATATGGATGGTGGAAGTATTGGTGGAGGATGTATTCCGGGTACACCAGGTGTTGAGATTTATGAGGTTGGTAAAAAACGCTTTGGAGGAGGAGCTACCTGTGGCGCAGCGGCACTAAAAGCAAAATGGACACCGGGAATGACTATGAAAATTAATTGGAAAGTCATACCTTATCCTGATTGGAGACCAAAAGCATTAAATACATCTGGAATGAATTTCGATCATAACCAACTAAATATTATAGATAAATATGATGAATATTATTCTACTGAAATACCCTTACCACCACCACCGCCATCAGCCGGTGATGATTTTGGTAAAGTAGCAAATATTACGGTACATTTTTTAGCTTGCAATCAGTTATTTATTACTTATGGGACGATAGAAGAAGGTCGTAATACACCAATGCATTACAAACTGTTTGCCGAAAGCCAGAAGCTGTGTACGCCACGCCCAGTTGTTAAATCGATGGCAGATTATCGCCGTAACAAAGCCAGAATGGATGCAGTGAAAGCGGAACGTAAAAATATTCCGCAGGTAATCTTACCGCGTTATATCAAGCAACTGGAAGCAGAAGGTAAATTACCGGTAACTACTTCTAAATAA
- a CDS encoding DUF3304 domain-containing protein — translation MKKTWIWLAMLAAIELMGCSNHFEPFVGITSGKNRTYAAPVEAYEYNYENMSGGSIGGGCIPGTPGVDDYEVGKRRYGGGATCGAAALRAKWTPGMTMKIEWEVLPYPGWKPHMLNTAGVNIDKKEVQIIDQYDEYYSAEIPLPPPPPSAGDDFGKVANITVHFLACNQLFITYGTIEEGRNTPMHYKLFAESQKLCTPRPSVKSMADYRRNKARMDAVKAERKNIPQVILPRYIKQLEAEGKLPVTTSK, via the coding sequence ATGAAAAAAACATGGATATGGCTGGCGATGCTGGCAGCAATCGAATTAATGGGTTGTTCCAATCATTTCGAACCTTTTGTAGGCATAACCTCAGGTAAAAACCGTACCTATGCAGCACCTGTTGAAGCCTATGAATACAATTATGAAAATATGAGCGGGGGTAGTATCGGAGGAGGATGTATTCCGGGTACACCAGGTGTTGATGATTATGAAGTTGGTAAAAGACGCTATGGAGGAGGAGCTACCTGTGGTGCAGCAGCACTAAGAGCAAAATGGACACCGGGTATGACTATGAAAATAGAATGGGAAGTTTTACCTTATCCGGGATGGAAACCGCATATGTTAAATACTGCAGGAGTAAATATAGATAAAAAAGAAGTACAAATAATTGATCAGTATGATGAATATTATTCAGCAGAAATACCCTTACCACCGCCACCACCTTCAGCCGGAGATGATTTTGGTAAAGTAGCAAATATTACGGTACATTTTCTTGCTTGCAATCAGTTATTTATCACTTATGGGACGATAGAAGAAGGTCGTAATACACCAATGCATTACAAACTGTTTGCCGAAAGCCAGAAATTGTGTACGCCACGCCCAAGTGTTAAATCGATGGCAGATTATCGCCGCAACAAAGCCAGAATGGATGCAGTGAAAGCGGAACGTAAAAATATTCCGCAGGTAATCTTACCGCGTTATATCAAACAGCTAGAAGCAGAAGGCAAATTGCCGGTAACTACTTCTAAATAA